In a single window of the Acipenser ruthenus chromosome 8, fAciRut3.2 maternal haplotype, whole genome shotgun sequence genome:
- the LOC117405551 gene encoding angiopoietin-related protein 5, producing MIQFCEFFLIIQAVFFSALGMSVLGDSRTPSLNAVDTGQNNSAADITEQEANITMPNSSRAKQASPPSGNKNEHCHIPCELSAKLIKEEKHYMCRNLQHSLVSYTRSTRKLIRGMMEDHQQSLEFLSSQVRELMNKVQLLNAEAWRNNVEPFPHKPVQSHGQDCSDIRDSFDFDSKTPSGIYIIQPDGTDYPFEVFCEMDYMGGGWTVIQRRIDGNIDFNRAWSEYMDGFGDLSGEHWLGLRKIFHIVNQKNTNFRLQVALESCDDTSAYASYDNFWMENDSRFFKIHLGRYAGSAGDAFRGYRQEDNQNSMPFSTFDIDNDGCSPFCTINGSAVESCSTKNNKTGWWFNQCGMANLNGGLLEPDSSINSHIQWDTWTQNGMAVTIKSVSMKIRRAYNPYFK from the exons ATGATACAGTTTTGTGAATTCTTCCTGATAATTCAAGCCGTCTTCTTTTCTGCTTTGGGGATGTCTGTCCTTGGTGATAGCCGGACACCTTCACTTAATGCTgtg GATACTGGGCAAAACAACTCCGCAGCGGATATCACTGAACAAGAAGCAAACATCACGATGCCGAACTCCAGCAGGGCCAAGCAGGCGTCTCCTCCCAGCGGAAACAAGAATGAGCACTGCCACATCCCCTGTGAGCTGTCAGCAAAACTCATAAAGGAAGAGAAGCACTACATGTGTC GAAACCTTCAGCACTCTCTTGTTTCCTACACAAGAAGTACAAGGAAATTGATCAGGGGCATGATGGAAGATCATCAGCAATCCCTGGAGTTTCTTTCAAGCCAG GTAAGAGAACTGATGAACAAAGTCCAGCTGCTGAATGCAGAAGCTTGGAGAAACAATGTTGAGCCTTTCCCCCATAAACCTGTGCAGTCTCACG GGCAGGACTGCAGTGACATCAGAGACAGTTTCGACTTTGATTCTAAAACTCCAAGCGGAATTTACATCATCCAACCTGATGGAACTGATTATCCATTCGAG gtgTTTTGTGAAATGGATTATATGGGTGGAGGATGGACTGTAATACAAAGACGAATCGATGGGAACATTGATTTCAACAGAGCCTGGTCAGAGTATATGGATGGATTTGGGGATCTTTCTG GTGAACATTGGCTGGGTCTTAGAAAGATTTTCCATATTGTCAACCAGAAGAATACTAACTTCCGCCTCCAGGTGGCACTGGAGTCCTGTGATGACACGTCTGCTTATGCCTCCTATGACAACTTCTGGATGGAAAATGATAGCAGGTTCTTCAAGATCCACTTGGGTCGCTATGCTGGCAGTGCAG GAGATGCATTTCGAGGGTACCGGCAAGAGGACAACCAGAACTCTATGCCCTTCAGTACTTTCGATATTGACAATGACGGCTGCAGTCCATTCTGCACCATTAATGGGTCTGCTGTGGAGAGCTGCAGCACTAAGAACAATAAAACGGGCTGGTGGTTTAATCAGTGTGGCATGGCCAATCTCAacgggggtctcctggaacccGACAGCTCCATAAACTCTCACATTCAGTGGGACACCTGGACACAGAATGGAATGGCTGTCACTATCAAGTCTGTGTCCATGAAGATCCGCAGAGCCTACAATCCATATTTCAAATAG
- the LOC117972673 gene encoding centrosomal protein of 126 kDa-like isoform X1 → MRMHVQRASSYSNTKIQHDGDLEEDRQVLVEEQKASRARARQFSSETNRRRRILEERRKEEDVREQRVREDILQQRKQRVQEVTERFQRAHLPPAQRKRQVYRKQTPRLEEALEQIQGSFSSSSPYSPIYLRNPTNNRSHSSSPSSSAVSSSSRYQKQLSAAVAYAKLMQEKSGTNLMNSQLLFQHELQETQRLLEEQQDFQQEVRQLGQSESLSSLDSLENEEQNYTSMANYQRPFYTSPEDHVSDNYRRPQSSRKHLNGMSSAAEMPFSKTESHDLWNQHSWTSANCQTRPLSNTTYESIINKCLNSKQQEETAQNRRDAHIDHQCPNAKESFYNDHIPLALNTNVSCTPCGTEPRLTTAVQDKLERHNDLVKGGLTVIPSKAWSTPDPTPRETLISTQEGQPESIQQIRNPSVHFSSQPIATPVILPSSHSKSEADTNNTSALPSTLQETINHTESTPVKPVDKVTPNHCTKGYESSPVTAKNSSVGTANHGLKSEKVNDADTPDHVPKSFLVKIHDTPTAGEQKIQQIRTDKSPSYSSSLHSKLNSAVSETKNEKKIIKGILKKQSKYVTLNGGSVVFGKQIGVSIRDSVELTKQKEKESENVKTKKKLKWFDEIAQGNEDEEEMGEDEELANQNQAKNSQVKSNLNNPSAAAKHHQGQFQTATMTTTPEATQVMTSVASTGYHFTKQAWADSKGQDSKLQEQNEASPRKGRQKVPRRARSARARLGSAASKTRKGAIFRPQSAGEAVNVVKSQGKILVPHPPPKILPSEDKQLVTRNGETVIKPPRTLYTDIYSGSKGSMPVEHASYKDIPDGCSVPQGNSFTSSAVTFTPFPPSYTVSAYETVTKATYMANTVETVTQQEGLNSALRRGPVYGENGLRVDHTPTDEEITKLWQGVRSALTSKDDDSQSFAAHNGLLSNLHQPRPNLSHLTIDGGSLMNGVKSVTRMGGFFVSPSNTAVNRRKQIMDSNGTKHRALLEQRRQTIGSATRKPALNGQGSVRTVQISPFPSNFEPVSMLNPDQVSESTAQFLLAENLAHTSTADSEILAAMETVQTQKHTFLQHRAQYLGLSALSMEEQKLLQSLDRLNHRLLHVQDACGWNPSATGVLQITSPFVINQGVPAGPATRPGEMSVAARYRNRSASADNRTRLQRRF, encoded by the exons ATGAGAATGCATGTTCAAAGGGCCAGCTCCTACTC AAATACAAAGATACAGCATGACGGTGATTTGGAAGAGGATCGTCAAGTCTTGGTTGAGGAGCAGAAAGCAAGTCGAGCCCGGGCTCGTCAGTTCTCTTCGGAAACAAATCGCAGAAGAAG AATTCTGGAGGAGAGGCGAAAAGAAGAAGATGTGAGGGAGCAGAGAGTGAGGGAAGACATCCTCCAGCAGAGGAAACAGAGAGTACAGGAGGTGACAGAGAGGTTTCAGAGAGCACATCTCCCTCCAGCACAGAGAAAGAGACAAG TTTATAGAAAACAAACACCTCGATTAGAAGAAGCCCTTGAACAGATCCAAGGTTCTTTTTCGTCCTCATCTCCTTATTCTCCAATCTACTTGAGAAACCCCACCAATAACAG GAGCCACTCTTCATCTCCGAGCTCTTCAGCAGTCTCGAGTAGCTCTCGCTACCAGAAGCAGCTGTCAGCAGCAGTGGCCTATGCCAAACTGATGCAGGAGAAGAGCGGCACCAACCTCATGAACAGCCAGCTGCTGTTTCAGCATGAGCTGCAGGAGACACAGCGCCTCCTGGAGGAGCAGCAG gattTTCAACAAGAAGTCAGACAGCTTGGACAATCTGAAAGCTTATCTAGCCTGGATAGCTTGGAGAATGAAGAGCAGAACTATACCTCTATGGCAAATTACCAACGTCCATTTTATACTTCTCCAGAGGACCATGTATCTGACAATTACAGGCGACCTCAGTCGTCACGGAAGCACCTTAATGGTATGTCCTCTGCAGCTGAGATGCCATTTTCTAAAACTGAGAGCCATGATCTGTGGAACCAGCACAGTTGGACATCTGCAAACTGTCAGACACGTCCATTATCAAACACAACTTATGAATCAATTATTAACAAGTGTTTGAACAGTAAGCAGCAAGAAGAAACAGCTCAGAACAGAAGAGACGCCCACATTGATCATCAGTGTCCCAATGCTAAAGAATCCTTTTATAATGACCACATTCCTTTAGCCCTAAATACAAATGTCAGTTGTACTCCATGTGGGACTGAACCTAGACTTACAACAGCTGTACAGGACAAACTTGAAAGACACAATGATTTAGTTAAGGGTGGTCTGACAGTTATACCGAGTAAAGCTTGGTCTACCCCAGATCCAACACCAAGAGAAACTCTAATTTCAACACAAGAAGGTCAACCAGAGTCAATACAGCAAATCAGAAATCCATCAGTGCATTTCTCATCCCAACCTATTGCAACCCCAGTGATTTTACCTTCCAGCCATTCTAAAAGTGAGGCAGATACAAACAACACCTCTGCACTCCCCAGCACTTTACAGGAGACCATAAATCATACAGAAAGCACTCCTGTAAAACCAGTTGACAAAGTTACTCCCAATCATTGCACAAAGGGTTATGAAAGCAGTCCTGTCACTGCCAAGAACAGCAGCGTTGGAACAGCCAATCATGGATTAAAAAGTGAAAAAGTTAATGATGCAGACACCCCTGATCATGTACCCAAGTCATTCCTGGTTAAAATTCATGATACCCCCACTGCTGGTGAGCAAAAGATACAGCAAATAAGAACAGACAAATCACCATCCTATTCTAGTTCACTCCACAGCAAGTTAAATAGTGCTGTTTCTGAGACAAAGAATGAGAAGAAGATAATTAAGGGCATACTCAAAAAACAATCAAAGTATGTGACCCTCAATGGTGGCAGTGTTGTTTTTGGAAAACAAATTGGGGTATCTATCAGGGACAGCGTTGAGCTGACAAAACAGAAAGAGAAGGAATCGGAGAATGTCAAgacaaagaaaaaactgaaatggtttGATGAAATTGCTCAAGGGAATGAAGATGAGGAGGAGATGGGAGAAGACGAGGAACTAGCCAACCAGAATCAAGCTAAGAACTCCCAAGTTAAAAGCAATCTTAATAACCCATCAGCTGCTGCAAAACATCATCAGGGTCAGTTCCAGACAGCTACCATGACAACAACCCCTGAGGCGACCCAGGTCATGACTTCTGTGGCTTCCACTGGTTATCATTTCACTAAACAAGCTTGGGCAGACTCCAAGGGTCAGGACAGTAAGCTGCAGGAACAGAACGAGGCTAGTCCACGGAAGGGAAGACAGAAGGTACCTAGAAGAGCTCGATCAGCCAGGGCTCGGCTGGGCAGTGCTGCCAGCAAGACCAGAAAGGGTGCCATTTTCAGGCCACAATCTGCAGGCGAAGCTGTCAATGTTGTTAAATCACAGGGTAAAATCTTAGTACCTCACCCCCCGCCCAAGATCCTTCCTTCTGAGGACAAGCAGCTTGTCACCAGAAATGGGGAGACAGTCATTAAGCCCCCAAGGACTCTTTATACAGACATTTACTCTGGTAGCAAAGGAAGCATGCCTGTGGAACATGCTTCATACAAAGACATTCCGGATGGCTGTTCTGTGCCACAGGGTAATTCCTTCACCAGCAGTGCTGTCACCTTCACACCGTTCCCACCTTCCTACACAGTCTCGGCCTATGAGACTGTCACCAAGGCCACCTACATGGCCAACACTGTAGAGACAGTGACCCAGCAAGAGGGTTTGAACAGTGCTCTCAGACGGGGTCCGGTCTATGGAGAGAACGGTCTACGTGTGGACCATACACCCACCGATGAGGAGATCACAAAGCTGTGGCAGGGTGTCCGCAGTGCACTGACATCCAAGGATG ATGACTCTCAGAGCTTTGCTGCTCACAATGGTCTTTTGTCTAACCTGCATCAGCCTCGACCCAATCTATCTCATCTTACAATTGATGGCGGTAGTCTGATGAATGGAGTCAAGTCGGTCACTAGAATGGGTGGATTTTTTGTTTCTCCATCAAACA CTGCTGTCAACAGGAGAAAACAGATCATGGACAGTAATGGGACTAAACACAGAGCTCTTCTGGAGCAAAGGAGACAGACCATAGGCTCTGCTACCAGGAAGCCAGCTCTCAATGGACAg GGATCTGTAAGGACTGTCCAGATCAGTCCATTCCCAAGCAACTTTGAACCAGTAAGCATGTTGAACCCTGATCaag TTTCTGAGAGCACAGCCCAGTTTCTGCTGGCAGAAAACCTGGCACATACCTCAACTGCGGACAGTGAGATCCTGGCTGCCATGGAAACAGtgcaaacacagaaacacacgtTCCTGCAACACCGGGCCCAGTACCTGGGCCTCAGCGCATTGTCCATGGAGGAACAGAAGCTCCTTCAATCGCTGGACCGCCTCAACCACAGGCTGCTGC ACGTACAGGATGCTTGTGGATGGAATCCGTCTGCGACAGGAGTTTTGCAGATTACTTCTCCTTTC GTTATAAACCAGGGTGTCCCAGCAGGCCCAGCAACTCGGCCAGGAGAGATGTCTGTTGCAGCCCGGTATAGAAACCGAAGTGCCTCTGCTGACAATCGCACGCGATTACAGAGACGATTTTGA
- the LOC117972673 gene encoding centrosomal protein of 126 kDa-like isoform X2 — translation MRMHVQRASSYSNTKIQHDGDLEEDRQVLVEEQKASRARARQFSSETNRRRRILEERRKEEDVREQRVREDILQQRKQRVQEVTERFQRAHLPPAQRKRQVYRKQTPRLEEALEQIQGSFSSSSPYSPIYLRNPTNNSSSAVSSSSRYQKQLSAAVAYAKLMQEKSGTNLMNSQLLFQHELQETQRLLEEQQDFQQEVRQLGQSESLSSLDSLENEEQNYTSMANYQRPFYTSPEDHVSDNYRRPQSSRKHLNGMSSAAEMPFSKTESHDLWNQHSWTSANCQTRPLSNTTYESIINKCLNSKQQEETAQNRRDAHIDHQCPNAKESFYNDHIPLALNTNVSCTPCGTEPRLTTAVQDKLERHNDLVKGGLTVIPSKAWSTPDPTPRETLISTQEGQPESIQQIRNPSVHFSSQPIATPVILPSSHSKSEADTNNTSALPSTLQETINHTESTPVKPVDKVTPNHCTKGYESSPVTAKNSSVGTANHGLKSEKVNDADTPDHVPKSFLVKIHDTPTAGEQKIQQIRTDKSPSYSSSLHSKLNSAVSETKNEKKIIKGILKKQSKYVTLNGGSVVFGKQIGVSIRDSVELTKQKEKESENVKTKKKLKWFDEIAQGNEDEEEMGEDEELANQNQAKNSQVKSNLNNPSAAAKHHQGQFQTATMTTTPEATQVMTSVASTGYHFTKQAWADSKGQDSKLQEQNEASPRKGRQKVPRRARSARARLGSAASKTRKGAIFRPQSAGEAVNVVKSQGKILVPHPPPKILPSEDKQLVTRNGETVIKPPRTLYTDIYSGSKGSMPVEHASYKDIPDGCSVPQGNSFTSSAVTFTPFPPSYTVSAYETVTKATYMANTVETVTQQEGLNSALRRGPVYGENGLRVDHTPTDEEITKLWQGVRSALTSKDDDSQSFAAHNGLLSNLHQPRPNLSHLTIDGGSLMNGVKSVTRMGGFFVSPSNTAVNRRKQIMDSNGTKHRALLEQRRQTIGSATRKPALNGQGSVRTVQISPFPSNFEPVSMLNPDQVSESTAQFLLAENLAHTSTADSEILAAMETVQTQKHTFLQHRAQYLGLSALSMEEQKLLQSLDRLNHRLLHVQDACGWNPSATGVLQITSPFVINQGVPAGPATRPGEMSVAARYRNRSASADNRTRLQRRF, via the exons ATGAGAATGCATGTTCAAAGGGCCAGCTCCTACTC AAATACAAAGATACAGCATGACGGTGATTTGGAAGAGGATCGTCAAGTCTTGGTTGAGGAGCAGAAAGCAAGTCGAGCCCGGGCTCGTCAGTTCTCTTCGGAAACAAATCGCAGAAGAAG AATTCTGGAGGAGAGGCGAAAAGAAGAAGATGTGAGGGAGCAGAGAGTGAGGGAAGACATCCTCCAGCAGAGGAAACAGAGAGTACAGGAGGTGACAGAGAGGTTTCAGAGAGCACATCTCCCTCCAGCACAGAGAAAGAGACAAG TTTATAGAAAACAAACACCTCGATTAGAAGAAGCCCTTGAACAGATCCAAGGTTCTTTTTCGTCCTCATCTCCTTATTCTCCAATCTACTTGAGAAACCCCACCAATAACAG CTCTTCAGCAGTCTCGAGTAGCTCTCGCTACCAGAAGCAGCTGTCAGCAGCAGTGGCCTATGCCAAACTGATGCAGGAGAAGAGCGGCACCAACCTCATGAACAGCCAGCTGCTGTTTCAGCATGAGCTGCAGGAGACACAGCGCCTCCTGGAGGAGCAGCAG gattTTCAACAAGAAGTCAGACAGCTTGGACAATCTGAAAGCTTATCTAGCCTGGATAGCTTGGAGAATGAAGAGCAGAACTATACCTCTATGGCAAATTACCAACGTCCATTTTATACTTCTCCAGAGGACCATGTATCTGACAATTACAGGCGACCTCAGTCGTCACGGAAGCACCTTAATGGTATGTCCTCTGCAGCTGAGATGCCATTTTCTAAAACTGAGAGCCATGATCTGTGGAACCAGCACAGTTGGACATCTGCAAACTGTCAGACACGTCCATTATCAAACACAACTTATGAATCAATTATTAACAAGTGTTTGAACAGTAAGCAGCAAGAAGAAACAGCTCAGAACAGAAGAGACGCCCACATTGATCATCAGTGTCCCAATGCTAAAGAATCCTTTTATAATGACCACATTCCTTTAGCCCTAAATACAAATGTCAGTTGTACTCCATGTGGGACTGAACCTAGACTTACAACAGCTGTACAGGACAAACTTGAAAGACACAATGATTTAGTTAAGGGTGGTCTGACAGTTATACCGAGTAAAGCTTGGTCTACCCCAGATCCAACACCAAGAGAAACTCTAATTTCAACACAAGAAGGTCAACCAGAGTCAATACAGCAAATCAGAAATCCATCAGTGCATTTCTCATCCCAACCTATTGCAACCCCAGTGATTTTACCTTCCAGCCATTCTAAAAGTGAGGCAGATACAAACAACACCTCTGCACTCCCCAGCACTTTACAGGAGACCATAAATCATACAGAAAGCACTCCTGTAAAACCAGTTGACAAAGTTACTCCCAATCATTGCACAAAGGGTTATGAAAGCAGTCCTGTCACTGCCAAGAACAGCAGCGTTGGAACAGCCAATCATGGATTAAAAAGTGAAAAAGTTAATGATGCAGACACCCCTGATCATGTACCCAAGTCATTCCTGGTTAAAATTCATGATACCCCCACTGCTGGTGAGCAAAAGATACAGCAAATAAGAACAGACAAATCACCATCCTATTCTAGTTCACTCCACAGCAAGTTAAATAGTGCTGTTTCTGAGACAAAGAATGAGAAGAAGATAATTAAGGGCATACTCAAAAAACAATCAAAGTATGTGACCCTCAATGGTGGCAGTGTTGTTTTTGGAAAACAAATTGGGGTATCTATCAGGGACAGCGTTGAGCTGACAAAACAGAAAGAGAAGGAATCGGAGAATGTCAAgacaaagaaaaaactgaaatggtttGATGAAATTGCTCAAGGGAATGAAGATGAGGAGGAGATGGGAGAAGACGAGGAACTAGCCAACCAGAATCAAGCTAAGAACTCCCAAGTTAAAAGCAATCTTAATAACCCATCAGCTGCTGCAAAACATCATCAGGGTCAGTTCCAGACAGCTACCATGACAACAACCCCTGAGGCGACCCAGGTCATGACTTCTGTGGCTTCCACTGGTTATCATTTCACTAAACAAGCTTGGGCAGACTCCAAGGGTCAGGACAGTAAGCTGCAGGAACAGAACGAGGCTAGTCCACGGAAGGGAAGACAGAAGGTACCTAGAAGAGCTCGATCAGCCAGGGCTCGGCTGGGCAGTGCTGCCAGCAAGACCAGAAAGGGTGCCATTTTCAGGCCACAATCTGCAGGCGAAGCTGTCAATGTTGTTAAATCACAGGGTAAAATCTTAGTACCTCACCCCCCGCCCAAGATCCTTCCTTCTGAGGACAAGCAGCTTGTCACCAGAAATGGGGAGACAGTCATTAAGCCCCCAAGGACTCTTTATACAGACATTTACTCTGGTAGCAAAGGAAGCATGCCTGTGGAACATGCTTCATACAAAGACATTCCGGATGGCTGTTCTGTGCCACAGGGTAATTCCTTCACCAGCAGTGCTGTCACCTTCACACCGTTCCCACCTTCCTACACAGTCTCGGCCTATGAGACTGTCACCAAGGCCACCTACATGGCCAACACTGTAGAGACAGTGACCCAGCAAGAGGGTTTGAACAGTGCTCTCAGACGGGGTCCGGTCTATGGAGAGAACGGTCTACGTGTGGACCATACACCCACCGATGAGGAGATCACAAAGCTGTGGCAGGGTGTCCGCAGTGCACTGACATCCAAGGATG ATGACTCTCAGAGCTTTGCTGCTCACAATGGTCTTTTGTCTAACCTGCATCAGCCTCGACCCAATCTATCTCATCTTACAATTGATGGCGGTAGTCTGATGAATGGAGTCAAGTCGGTCACTAGAATGGGTGGATTTTTTGTTTCTCCATCAAACA CTGCTGTCAACAGGAGAAAACAGATCATGGACAGTAATGGGACTAAACACAGAGCTCTTCTGGAGCAAAGGAGACAGACCATAGGCTCTGCTACCAGGAAGCCAGCTCTCAATGGACAg GGATCTGTAAGGACTGTCCAGATCAGTCCATTCCCAAGCAACTTTGAACCAGTAAGCATGTTGAACCCTGATCaag TTTCTGAGAGCACAGCCCAGTTTCTGCTGGCAGAAAACCTGGCACATACCTCAACTGCGGACAGTGAGATCCTGGCTGCCATGGAAACAGtgcaaacacagaaacacacgtTCCTGCAACACCGGGCCCAGTACCTGGGCCTCAGCGCATTGTCCATGGAGGAACAGAAGCTCCTTCAATCGCTGGACCGCCTCAACCACAGGCTGCTGC ACGTACAGGATGCTTGTGGATGGAATCCGTCTGCGACAGGAGTTTTGCAGATTACTTCTCCTTTC GTTATAAACCAGGGTGTCCCAGCAGGCCCAGCAACTCGGCCAGGAGAGATGTCTGTTGCAGCCCGGTATAGAAACCGAAGTGCCTCTGCTGACAATCGCACGCGATTACAGAGACGATTTTGA